From Triticum urartu cultivar G1812 chromosome 2, Tu2.1, whole genome shotgun sequence, a single genomic window includes:
- the LOC125537815 gene encoding putative receptor protein kinase ZmPK1, translating into MMARFASLAILYLISHLLLRSCASAAAPSVQHTLGTGSSLSVEDHERPFLVSQDATFSCGFLQAGDNAFYFSVWFTAAKNRTAVWTANPGAPVNGRVSSISFSPEGQLALADANGTTVWNSKTGGKRHLTVSLRDTGNLLIADPSTGRAVWQSFDWPTDTLLPSQTLSKDKKLVAGYYALYYDNDNVLRLLYDGPEIASIYWPNPDHNVFDNGRTNYNSSRVGVLDHTGVFLSSDNLRVEASDLGAAGVKRRLTIEQDGNVRIYSLNAAGGWTVTWAALKQPCSVHGLCGKNALCEYQPSLRCSCAPGYEMVDRQDWRKGCKPTFSLPTGTTNCSEAPASERFTFVQVAATDFYGYDLGFNQSVTFEYCKSMCLKMCSCAAFAYRLDGRGNCFPKGVLFNGYTSPAFPGSIYLKVRSDLNLNATAPQLSVHATGLACNRNGSRTAIVPRYADTYGTPSGGTKWSYFFAFAAVLGFLELLIVAAAWWFLSSQESIPSSLQAGYRLVMATQFRRFTYRELKDATGNFNEELGRGGSGVVYRGVLDKTTVVAVKKLTNVVQGEEEFWEEMTVFGRINHINLVRIWGFCSEEKHKLLVYEYVENESLDRHLFGKDIGKSLAWSERFKIALGTARGLAYLHHECLEWVIHCDVKPENILLTRDLDAKIADFGLAKLSGRNPIGNGDVADTGVQLSHMRGTMGYMAPEWALGLPVDAKVDVYSYGIVLLEIVIGSRISDQTTTDGAERLEMWQIAQALKQVVASGDIMSLVDNRLKGQFNPRQAMEMVKISLSCMEERSNRPTMDDISKALTACDDEDEHPAYLS; encoded by the coding sequence ATGATGGCGAGATTCGCCAGTCTAGCGATCCTTTATCTGATCTCTCATCTACTGCTGCGCTCCTGTGCGTCCGCTGCAGCACCATCGGTACAGCACACGCTGGGCACCGGGTCGTCCCTGTCGGTGGAAGACCACGAGCGGCCGTTCCTGGTGTCACAGGACGCCACCTTCTCTTGCGGCTTCCTCCAGGCCGGCGACAACGCCTTCTACTTCTCCGTCTGGTTCACCGCCGCCAAGAACCGGACCGCCGTCTGGACGGCCAACCCTGGCGCCCCGGTGAACGGCCGGGTTTCCAGCATATCCTTCAGCCCCGAAGGCCAGCTGGCTCTGGCCGATGCCAACGGGACAACTGTGTGGAACAGCAAGACTGGCGGCAAGAGGCACCTCACCGTCTCCCTCCGCGACACCGGGAATCTTCTCATCGCCGACCCGTCCACCGGCCGCGCCGTCTGGCAGAGCTTCGACTGGCCGACGGACACCCTGCTCCCGTCGCAGACGCTGTCCAAGGACAAGAAGCTCGTCGCCGGCTACTACGCCCTCTACTACGACAACGACAACGTGCTGCGCCTCCTGTACGACGGCCCGGAGATCGCCAGCATCTACTGGCCGAACCCGGACCATAACGTGTTCGACAACGGCCGGACAAACTACAACAGCTCACGGGTCGGCGTCCTCGACCACACCGGCGTGTTCCTCTCCAGCGACAACCTGCGAGTCGAGGCCTCCGACCTGGGCGCCGCCGGCGTCAAGAGACGGCTAACTATCGAGCAAGACGGAAACGTGAGGATCTACAGCCTGAACGCGGCCGGAGGATGGACGGTCACGTGGGCGGCGCTAAAGCAGCCGTGCTCCGTGCACGGGCTGTGCGGCAAGAACGCCCTCTGCGAATACCAACCGTCCCTCCGATGCTCGTGCGCGCCGGGGTACGAGATGGTCGACCGCCAGGACTGGAGAAAGGGCTGCAAGCCAACGTTCAGCCTCCCCACCGGAACCACCAACTGCAGCGAAGCTCCGGCGTCGGAGCGGTTCACGTTCGTCCAGGTGGCAGCAACCGACTTCTACGGCTACGACCTCGGCTTCAACCAGTCCGTCACCTTCGAATACTGCAAGAGCATGTGCTTGAAGATGTGCTCCTGCGCCGCCTTCGCCTACAGGTTGGATGGCCGGGGCAATTGCTTCCCGAAAGGCGTCCTGTTCAACGGCTACACGTCGCCGGCGTTCCCCGGAAGCATATATCTCAAGGTGCGTAGCGATCTCAACCTCAACGCCACCGCGCCGCAGCTGTCGGTACATGCCACGGGCCTCGCCTGCAATCGTAACGGTTCTCGTACCGCCATCGTCCCACGATACGCGGACACGTACGGGACACCTAGCGGCGGCACAAAATGGTCCTACTTTTTTGCGTTCGCCGCGGTGCTTGGATTTCTGGAGCTTCTAATCGTCGCCGCGGCGTGGTGGTTCCTGTCCAGCCAGGAGAGCATACCCAGCTCGCTGCAGGCAGGATACAGGCTGGTCATGGCGACCCAGTTCAGGAGGTTCACGTACCGGGAGCTCAAGGACGCGACTGGGAACTTCAACGAGGAGCTCGGCCGCGGCGGCTCCGGCGTGGTGTACCGCGGCGTGCTTGATAAGACCACCGTGGTGGCGGTGAAGAAGCTGACAAACGTGGTGCAGGGCGAGGAGGAGTTCTGGGAGGAGATGACGGTGTTCGGGAGGATCAACCACATCAACCTGGTGAGGATCTGGGGGTTCTGCTCCGAGGAAAAGCACAAGTTGCTGGTGTACGAGTACGTGGAGAATGAGTCACTGGACAGGCACCTGTTCGGCAAGGACATTGGCAAGTCACTGGCGTGGAGCGAGCGGTTCAAGATCGCGTTGGGCACGGCCAGGGGCCTAGCCTACCTTCACCATGAGTGCCTCGAGTGGGTCATCCACTGCGACGTCAAGCCGGAGAATATCCTGCTCACGCGCGACCTCGACGCAAAGATCGCCGACTTTGGGCTAGCCAAGCTGTCCGGAAGAAACCCCATAGGCAATGGCGACGTCGCTGACACCGGCGTGCAGCTCTCCCACATGAGGGGGACGATGGGGTACATGGCACCGGAGTGGGCGCTGGGCTTGCCGGTCGACGCCAAGGTCGATGTGTACAGTTACGGCATTGTGCTTCTGGAGATCGTGATTGGGAGCAGAATCTCTGACCAGACGACCACGGACGGCGCGGAGCGGCTAGAGATGTGGCAGATCGCGCAGGCACTGAAGCAAGTGGTGGCGAGTGGAGACATCATGTCATTAGTGGATAACAGGCTGAAGGGGCAGTTCAACCCTCGGCAGGCCATGGAAATGGTGAAGATTTCCTTATCGTGCATGGAGGAGAGGAGCAACAGGCCGACCATGGATGACATCTCCAAAGCTCTTACAGCGTGCGATGACGAGGATGAGCACCCTGCGTACTTATCGTGA